One stretch of Arachis hypogaea cultivar Tifrunner chromosome 20, arahy.Tifrunner.gnm2.J5K5, whole genome shotgun sequence DNA includes these proteins:
- the LOC112783404 gene encoding uncharacterized protein encodes MLCSAPTAKSGSTWLDRLRSSKGIPTGDGLDLDSFLLTAAHHSPRSLQARSDTIPARPRPTEAHHEPPSMTAVLAELFNMGATLTRTLPSKKCPRKQTHPKFFLANSSPTTTAAATTTTAAATAVRATNSLRANVAAEEVAVIEEEALDRGDDEDNELMKGFTKSEVTMIDTSFPGWKVDKLVFRKNNIWKVRERKHKSKFFTKKKKKTSDVNGIGSSKDNAVNMKREKPMKDSQGYIAHHL; translated from the coding sequence ATGCTCTGCTCCGCTCCGACCGCGAAGTCCGGTTCAACATGGCTCGACCGCCTCCGGTCCAGCAAAGGCATCCCCACCGGCGATGGCCTTGACCTCGATTCTTTCCTCCTCACCGCAGCTCACCACTCCCCTCGTTCACTCCAGGCCCGGTCCGATACCATCCCGGCCCGACCCCGGCCCACCGAGGCCCATCACGAGCCACCAAGCATGACCGCCGTCCTCGCCGAGCTCTTCAACATGGGCGCCACCCTCACCCGAACCCTACCCTCCAAAAAATGCCCCAGGAAGCAAACCCACCCGAAATTCTTCCTCGCCAATTCTTCCCCAACAACCACCGCCGCCGCCACAACCACTACAGCCGCCGCCACCGCTGTCCGCGCCACCAATTCCCTCAGGGCTAACGTGGCAGCGGAAGAAGTAGCAGTAATAGAAGAAGAAGCGTTGGACCGCGGTGACGACGAAGATAACGAGTTGATGAAGGGTTTCACGAAGAGCGAGGTTACCATGATTGACACGAGCTTCCCTGGTTGGAAGGTGGACAAGTTGGTGTTCAGGAAAAACAATATTTGGAAAGTGAGGGAGAGAAAGCACAagtcaaaattttttactaagaagaagaagaaaacctcTGATGTTAATGGAATTGGGAGCTCCAA